CCGAGATCGTAGGCGAGTATGTGAAGAAGGGCTCGAAGGTCTACATCGAAGGCCGTCTTCAAACCAGTTCGTGGGACGACAAAGAAACCGGCCAAAAGAAGTACAAGACTGAAATCATTGCGAACGACCTTGTTCTACTCAGTGGACGCAGCGAAGCCGACTCTGAAGGCGGATCGCGCGGATACTCGCGTAGTGCCTCAGCAGGTACTGGCAACCTCGACCAGAGCCATGGGCATAACGAGGAGCCCGCACACGCCACCCAGATTCAAGACGAAGATATTCCGTTTTGAGGAGCAGCTCCTGAGCGGCTAAGCTCCTCAGCTTCTAAGCCCAGAGGCGCAGCATGCTGCGCCTCTTTCTGCTTTGCGCAAGACTTTTTCCT
Above is a genomic segment from Terriglobales bacterium containing:
- a CDS encoding single-stranded DNA-binding protein, giving the protein MAKSVNKVILVGNLGKDPEVKYTSTGTPVAKFSLATNEGYKDKSGQWQDRTEWHNVVAWQRLAEIVGEYVKKGSKVYIEGRLQTSSWDDKETGQKKYKTEIIANDLVLLSGRSEADSEGGSRGYSRSASAGTGNLDQSHGHNEEPAHATQIQDEDIPF